AAGAAGCTTCACATTGCTTTGTATTGTAGATGCATCTGTTCCAGAGCTGGACATGTTGACCCATGTATATGTAAATGGATAAacccatataataaaaataaatgaaaTTTCTAAACGGCTACAAAAAAATGCTAAACTGATGCAAAAAGTGTTTTGTTCAACCCGGCCGGCCGTTTGATTTTTCCACCTTTAATATGTTCTGATATCTGATGACTTGTGATGTAATCAGTTTCTACAGGTGCATATTTGATCCTGTGAATGGAGGGGAGATGGTGCAGCATGAGTATGTACGTTTCCTGAAAACTGAACTGAAGCCTAAATAACAACATAGAATCTGGACTCCCTTAACATGTGAATATCGCGCACTTGCCTTTCTGAATAAGGATTTCAGGTTCCAACCTGTTATCTGACATAACTAATTCGCGGTAAATCTAAAGAAAaacgtaataataataactataatagccAAAGGCAGTGGGTTCAAACATGTCTTTTCTTCTGTGGTGGAATTGGGTTATTGATACGCAGCAAGTTATTGTTCGTGAATTGTGAATATTGTGTATTTTGTGCTACTTACGCGAGTATATTCATTTTGCTGCGCATTTGATTGGTGGAAATTGTGTTTCATTTGAGTTATATTTACATCTACTTATCAAATGGGAAAAGATTAATGCCTGAGCTGGTAGAACTTTTTGACGCTATACACATATCGTCAACTTCATATCTTTCGTATGTTTTGTCGGCTCTACGCTGTGTTATAAGTTAATTGTGCTAACCCAAACTTAATAGAACTGATACTAGCAGTTAAAAAGTGAACCGACTTGCTACTACCTTAGTCCTCAAAGTCGCACCCAAATCAAGTTTAGTATGATGCCATATCCTATAATAACAATCTCAAGGTTTTTTAATTTATTATGATTTAATGATCGCTAGTCATTTGATACCTGAAATGCCTGTTaacaaaataacaataataatataaaaaaaaaaaaacaataataataaaaaaaaaaaatacgtggTTGGTCTCCTGAGGTTTATTCCATATTACACATTTGCCATTTATCTTTTCTTTTTACACGGTTGACTACAAATATTATTTGTTACGTCGTTGATCCCTCTCTGAGGACTGTTAGTAAAACCAACCGTACTAATGGTCATAGACCAATGATATAATATTCAATACTTTGATGATCAACCGCATGGAAGAAAAAGATAAATGACAATGTGCAATATTAGACAAACGTCAGAGACTAACAACGTAGTTTTTTCTAGTGAAGTTCTATAATTCTAATGCATTGTTGATATAATGATTAACTACTCGTGTACAAGGTCAGACCTATGTAGGGGCAGAGGGGGGCGCCCGCGCCCCAGTAGATTTGCAATTTCTagtgcaatttttttttatttttcgattttgcccccggtgaaatttTTATTTTTGCCCCAAATCCTTTATATTTTGtcccaaaacattcatattttgccccaaaactttcGTATTTTGtccaaaaatcttcaaattttgctcaaaaaactctatatttttctCCAAAAACTCCATGTTTTGCCAAAAAACAATTcctacatttaaaaaaaaaaaaattcgcccccacTGCAAAAATTTCTGGGTCCACCACTGCTCGTGTAAATTGGGCAAACGATTCGTTCAATAAATCAGCTTTGAGAATGCATTTGTAGTATGTCTGTAGATCTTGGTTTATTAAAGTACACTACAGTCTTCTCCAAACAACCAATTTGATTGTCTACGATCAAAATTCCATGAGTGATGTACAAGAAATATCCCATTGCTATAATGTACAAGGAGCGTCTCTAGCGCCTCAGATCGCCTTTCACCTTTTCAACCAAGCTTCAAATAATGCATAATGAATAAAATACAAACCAAACAATACAACATCTGAAAATGAATCTTTGTCGATGCTAAAGCTGCGGTATATACTAGTTTTATCAGGAGCTAATATATGTAGAATTTGCTTTAATTCCATAACataaactattttatacatatatgtaACCAATACAGACAATCAACCTAAAGCTTCGATGAAGTTAACCTTTCGCAGTCGTCAAATATAATCATCACCTTCCCAATTACTTTTCGGTCTATGATGTCAGAAAATGCAAGGTGGGCCTGCCAACAACATATAGAATAGGAGCATTAAAATAGTTTCCATTTGTACAAAAGTTCAGATATATCAGTCCCACGTTTATCACTATGTTTTCAATGTCACTGTCACAAATTAACTGAGTCTTATTTTAGTTAGCAAAGTTCTCTCATCTTATTGGCATTATTAAAGGATGTTTTGTTTCGACCTTCAGGCTTTAAGATCAATCTGGCAAAGGGACCGACCTTTTCAGTCTTTACCATCCAGTCCTAAAGCTAGACTTTGTTGGATCAGATCTTTCCATTTTTTTTACTATTCCGGTCCACCGCACGCctgcagtggcggaacttgaaacttggttttggggggggggggggctaaATTACTTCGTACATATTACACTGATCAAGCGTAAGTACTCCGGCTAACCTATAAAAAGAAATCTTCATACCTCATgtagtttatatgttttagaaaTGTGGATGGTAATTAAACCTCTTGCAAACCAAGATAGCAGATCCTTAGAAGACTCTTTAAGTACACCTGGTTTACTTGCATCATATCTTCCAAAGTAGATTCCATGAATCGTCCAATTCTGCAGGAGAAAAAcacattttgaaatataaatttagACCTAACAAGAACATTATATTCAATAGTCGAGTGATACTTTTACCTTAACGAGAGCAATATTAACAGGAATAACAGGGATTTCGCCACTCGCAAACCCTATGATCAAAATCTGTGCTCCCCAATTCAACAACTTCAAGCTATCTTTTGCAAGCTTGCCTCCAACAGGATCATACAAAACATCAACTCCTTTGAGCTTTCTTGTTTTCAAGAATGCCTTAACACTTTCAATAACACCTTCTTTGCTCGAGTCAACAACATGGTCAACACCCTCCGACTTTAAAACCTCCACTTTCGCAGTTCCTCTAAGGGTTCAAATACGTAGTCAATGCACAAAATTGGTCAACGTCATGGGCAGTATATATAGATTTTACATTATTAACGTAAAACACACCTTGCAACGGCTATTACAGTTGCACCACAAATTTTTCCAATTTGAACTGCTGCAAGACCAACCCCTCCAGCAGCACCAAGAACAAGCAACAcctgcagtttttataaatttcaCACCTTTATacagtttttaataaaaaaaaatttataaaaatttacAACAGAAAATAATGTTAGTGATTTAAGCTATTTTCTTCCTATGGAAGTATAAGTTTGGAAATATCTACTGATACAAAAATTTGATTGGAACCAATTGATGTcaatctttatctttatattaaatcaaagggaaaagtatatgaaaatgcattgaactttcactaaatttctattgtatgcatctaactttcaaatctcctattgtatgcatttaactttctaaattgtcctattgtatgtatttaacctgCTATAATAGGTAACCTTTCAGGTCACCAAAATTTCATTTTTAGAAATTTACATTATTGGTCCCTCATGTTTGTAAATCCTAATTTCATTGGtcccttcatcatcatccatcatcttcatcaagatAACTCCTACCATTCTcgttataatatttt
This genomic window from Rutidosis leptorrhynchoides isolate AG116_Rl617_1_P2 chromosome 2, CSIRO_AGI_Rlap_v1, whole genome shotgun sequence contains:
- the LOC139893454 gene encoding uncharacterized protein yields the protein MEALICRKLGDPRIPPDSSQNSPLTFTKSHPIPTLDSPTSVRVEIKSTCLMFASWLHVMGKYQEKYPVPFIPGSDYSGVVESVGSKVTRFKKGDRVCSFAYVGSFAQFIVAEETELYEVPEGCDLVAAAAIPLAYGTSYEALLQRANLKSGQVLLVLGAAGGVGLAAVQIGKICGATVIAVARGTAKVEVLKSEGVDHVVDSSKEGVIESVKAFLKTRKLKGVDVLYDPVGGKLAKDSLKLLNWGAQILIIGFASGEIPVIPVNIALVKNWTIHGIYFGRYDASKPGVLKESSKDLLSWFARGLITIHISKTYKLHEAHLAFSDIIDRKVIGKVMIIFDDCERLTSSKL